A genomic segment from Biomphalaria glabrata chromosome 16, xgBioGlab47.1, whole genome shotgun sequence encodes:
- the LOC106078313 gene encoding epithelial membrane protein 2-like: MILNMPKKTTLSSGINALHCVCAVLLISGLLLHTVGMVTPNWIVVNMEKDSENSGINDSRKLKTLTLGLWEACYHLCIEYHCSPITDDFQRHDQGILQALKAAQVLATLGMLSGLCCLGEMCIYLFILPKQRVKSFLIKNILLWTSFISLVFIAVSTSCYAAGVHVKLDFFHQNSKIGYSIVLSGVGGAIIFLSGILFHISDNDAVYIYVHV, translated from the exons ATGATACTGAATATGCCAAA AAAAACGACTTTGTCAAGTGGAATCAATGCCTTACACTGTGTTTGTGCAGTCTTACTTATTTCGGGATTACTACTGCACACTGTAGGAATGGTTACTCCCAATTGGATTGTGGtcaatatggaaaaggattcgGAAAATTCAGGAATAAATGACAGTCGCAAGCTCAAAACTTTAACCTTGGGTCTCTGGGAAGCCTGTTATCACTTGTGTATAGAATATCATTGTTCGCCTATTACAG ATGACTTTCAAAGACATGACCAAGGAATATTGCAAGCACTAAAAGCAGCTCAAGTTTTAGCAACTCTAGGAATGCTCAGTGGATTATGCTGCTTGGGAGAgatgtgtatttatttatttatattgccAAAGCAACGAGTCAAATCTTTTCTTATTAAGAACATCCTGTTATGGACAAGCTTCATTTCTT TGGTCTTTATTGCAGTCAGTACAAGCTGTTACGCAGCGGGTGTCCACGTGAAGCTAGATTTTTTTCACCAGAATTCCAAAATTGGTTACTCCATTGTCCTCAGTGGTGTTGGAGGAGCCATTATTTTTCTTAGTGGTATTCTGTTTCATATATCTGACAATGATGCTGTTTATATCTATGTGCATGTGTAA